The segment ttgtttaaatgtttTGATTTAAGTGCTAATTATTGTGAGTAAAATAATTGAGTGAATAATTTTTGCtaatgattgatttattttcaggataataattatttacatgtagctgaataaatgaataataaataaattattttttaaaaaactactgttgatttaaaaatatactcaaTGAGGACAAATAAAGGCCAGGTGTGATTAGCCAGGTTGGCAACGAGACACAGTGGCATGGCTTCTGGTGCATCATCTCTGGACAGCGTTGATAGCAGTGGtatgtcatttttaattttttaatatttaacaatatatattttaatgttattattaaaaaaaaaaaaatattataaatcattttaactTGATTCAACTTGATgactaataaaaaagatgattttttaaatttatttattattgtattttttttaaaaaatgaaatttattataaataatatatataaaaacacaaaGAAGCACTGGTGCTTACATGCGTGACCTGGGAGTTTCTTTTCTAGGTGAAAGCTAGACTTACAAGAGATTCATTTCTCTTTCAGTAAACTACTAATATTCTCAAAGCtaacttgaatttattattataataatttttaataaacaaataaatgtaaattatttaatttaaaaatatatatatatcaagtttaaaaataaactaataataaaataacattaataagctaatttttaatataattttttgtaaacttgtaattattgttaataatttttccagaTGGAACATCCAACATGGGTAAGAACACAATAACacaagtcaaataaaaatatatacctatatttttttattccacaACACAcacgttttgtttttatttatttatttattttttctacctGAGTGTATGTAAAGTTATCATTTGTCGTAATTTCTCATTCTTATCAGTTCCTGgttatatgtttttatttaactcttttttttttttttgtttgttcatttttatttttgtattatttattattgtcgtACTGTAGAACGGGATAGTGGTGGATACGGCAGTGTTGGAAGTCCAGTTGGTGGTTCCGAGTGTCGTAGTGATTATGATGGTTCGCAATGCGATCAAACGCTGGAACTTCAATTACTGAGACATCAACATTCAGATACTGTTAGACggtttgtttgtttgtgttttttcttttgttttttttttttcattattttcattgagtttaattctattattatatattcaatcatcaaataatCCTTGCtccatatatattaaattaaactacATGGTTTGCCTATTGATTAAACCCTATGACCTAATTTTTAACCTAGTTATAaaactgttattattttatatacaatacatatatgcattattatttattttttttttttatccttcaaTAACAACAGCTAATCTTGAACACCTCTTATCCCGAGACGTGTCACCAAGTTTTCCGCATGCATAACATGCAAACTCATATATGAAGAGCAATTTTATGCCAACCCAGATGGCTAAACCGTTGAATCGAGAGATATTGATTCTCTTTTCTACattgtttcaatttattatttttattttttatatacacatatatatattttttttttttttttcacaacgaAAATAGACTTTTAATTCGATATACCTGTCGCAgcgtaaagaaaaaatgaggATGATATCTATCTATGtatataaaacgaaaaaaaaaaattataaataaaaaaaataatatgcaaaTAGAAAcagatttaattgaaaaaaatatcaaaagcaaaataattgaaaaactttTAGTTGACTGACtctgcatttaaaaaataaaataaaataaaccaacaatttattgattgttatatattatataaattgaaaataacaatgataatatttttgtttaaaatatacagGTGTGATTTTGCTCCTTGTAGATGTGAGCATACAATAAATGAATTGGAATATTATCGTGGACAACACATGGTAGCAATGAATCAACTAGAAGCAACATCACAAGAAACATCCGCATTACGTGGAAAATATAGTGATTTAATAAACGATAAACAACGTTTAGAACGTGAAGTACAATcattacaaaaagaaataaatgaatttcgtAATCAAAATCAAGAGGTACTTGTTACCGATACAAATGATGCCGAAACAATGACACATCTTTATAAatcagcaataaaaaaatatgaagttGTTAAAGAAGAATATGATTCACTTAGAAAACgttatgatgatttaattgcTGGTCATTCATCAGCAGTTAacaaggtaaataataatagttgtatttatttataattataataagaataacaataatattgattttattaatagcTTGAACTTGCTGAAGAAGAAGtaacaagattaaaaaaacaatatgatgATATTGTACAAGAACGTAATAGTGCATTTAGAGAAAGAAATGGTTTAAAACAACAATGTACTGCAGCTTTACGTGAATGGGATATTGCATTACGTGAAAGAAATGAATATCGTGAAGCATTATCAAaagtacaacaacaacatgaaGAAGCTGTTAAAGAAATTAATCAAGCAATGATGTTACGTATGAAAGCAAGTAAAGATATGAAACGTTTAACTGAAGAAAGAAATGCAGCATTACAAGAATATAGTTTAATAATGGGTGAACGTGATACTGTACATAAAGAAATGGAAAAACTTGGTGATGATTTACAACAAGCATATTCTAGAATAACACATttagaaaatcaaaataaacaaattaatgatgaggtaagtattaaaaaattttagaataattatatcatagtgatattatttatttatgtaaaattatttttatatagaaaaaaacattgtcaTATCAAACTGAAACATTAAGACGTGAAATATCATCAGCTCTTAATGATCGTGATGAAGCACTTAAAGAATGTAATAAATTACGTCTTAAATTTGGTGATTATACTGAATGTACATCAcgtgattataaaaatcatattgaATTACATTCATATAATCATGAATGTGGTGATGTTACAAATAAAGAAGCTGAACGTGAAACAAATACACGTGATTatgaaaaacgtaaaaaagaaagaatggATGATTTAGATCAAGCAAATTTAGAATTAGATAAATTACGTAAAATAGTTGATACATTACAATTTCAATTGGATGAAGCAATACCAGATGCTGAAGTATCAAAAAGACGTCGTGATTGGGCATTTAGTGAACGTGATAAAGTTGTACTTGAACGTGAATCAATAAGATCATTATGTGATACATTACGACAAGAAAGAGATCGTGCTGTTAGTGAATTAGCTGGTGCATTAAGAGATTcagatgatattaaaaaacaaaaaaatgaagcattaaaagaattgaaaaatttacgtgaaatgataaaatgtaataatgattttaattcattGCGTCAATATCAATATggttataatgaaaatgatgttACTGAATgggatttattaacaatacatATTGATTTAACAAGATTATATCAAGAATCAAatgattttggttttttattagttGGTGGACGTGATGATCCACATTATCCAAATGATACGGGTATTTATGTTGCTCAAATTAATCCAGGTAGTTCACTTGATGGTAAGTTACGTATTAATGATTGTATATTACgcgtaaataatattgattgtaCCTCAGTAACAACACGTATGATATTAGAAACATTACGTTCATCAAATGTTGGTACAGCATCATTGACAATTAGAAGACGTAGATgtacaagtaaatttttacgTACAACACAATTATCAATTGGTAATATATCACATGGTATAACACTTGAACTTggtatttatatatcaaaattatcaccAGGTAGTTTATCAGCTAAAAATGGTAATCTTGCTGTTGGTGATAgagtattaaatattaatggtAAACCAATGGATAATGTTGGATCATTACATGAAGctgtatcaatattaaatgataatacaattgatgtattaacaataacaacattaaAAGGTATACCACCATTAcctttattatcaaataatgatacaacaacaacaacgacaatgacaacaacaacaacaacaacatcatcttcattatcatcatcaccaatacaatttaattcagataataataaacaaaaaatggttaataattattcacaaACAGAACAAGAAAGAATGATGCTCAAAGCAACATCTGATGATTATGAAAGACGTTATATTGCATCAAATATTGGTGATAGaagtatatataaagtatCAAAATCTGTTAGTAGTGAAAAATCAAGTGGCATTAGTCATGCATGGGATAATATtagagaaaaaattgatattgtacGTGGTCGTCGTAATAGTAAAGATcgtgaagataaaaaaaaacgtaatcaTAGAAATACAAGCCCAAATACATTTGAACAAGAACAAGATGCAATTGCTGAATTAGATTCAGTTATTGATAGTTATcataaaaagacaaataacaataataataataatggtgtATTAAAAAGAAGTAAAAGACGTGGTACAGcaacaacattatcatcattatcatcaacaacgtCATCATCATTAGCAGCCGGGGGAGCAACAACAACGACAGCAACAAGTGGTATTAGTGGTGGTTTAACAACATTATCAattacaaatgataataataaaattgaaaaaaatggtgGTACATGGCCAAAAACACGTGGTGGTGGTCCAATAATACAAAATGGTACCGGTACTATTATTTATCCAAGAAGAACAAAAGAACGACCACTATTAAGTGTACTACCAAATAATCCACCAAAATATGATAGTTTtggttataataaaatatcaaatccaGTACCACTATCGTCATTTACAAATGTAAGCAATCGTCATACTGTTTATAAAGCAATGGAAACACCATTgcaaaattttagtaaattatttggacaaaaatcatttatacCACAAATTCAATTTAAGGATATAGCTATGGAGAAAAAATCAGTTAATGATTTTGATACATCAGCAACATCGGCTACATCAACAACTGATGGACGTTCTGTTGGTAGTCATACACCATCAGAAACAAGTattgattattcaataattaaatcggGTAATATTGGTGAATATGGTCATACTAAACGACGTgtacaaaaacaacaacaacaacaatatagtTCTGGCAGCAATGAATTGACAGCACAAGATTCATTACAACATAATCGTACACATTCACAATTATATCCGTCAGTTGCAtcgtcatcattatcatcgacaacaacaacaacagcaataaATCAACCGAGACAACAATTGGCtggtaatttttcatttcccCCATTTACACATACGCATCCGCACCCACATCAGCATCAACAaataacattatcatcatcacgttatccatcaccatcatcactaCCGTCAGCACAATCTGGTGAATCAATTGGTTTACCTGATACACGTTCATATTGTTTTGAGCCAACCTATAATCCTTTAACCCAATTATGTGGTCATAATCATACACCATCAATggatttatattataataaatcacgTATACCACATCATCCAGTTGGTGTTGCATATGATGTACCAACATCATATATACATGGTTATGAAGGTGGTACATTTCCacgtaaaaaagaaaatcaaagaTTTCGTATACCATCAAATCCAAGTGTGACATCTAAAAATAGTGTTGGTAAATTATCAACTGGTTCAATTGAAAGAACATCTGATCGTGGTAGTCCAATGCCAACATTTCATGTTGAAGTATTAAGTCCTGGTACTGGTAGTGGTAATGGTGGTAATAATTCAGGTGGTGGTAATGTTAGATGTGGTAATAA is part of the Aphidius gifuensis isolate YNYX2018 linkage group LG1, ASM1490517v1, whole genome shotgun sequence genome and harbors:
- the LOC122857586 gene encoding disks large homolog 5-like isoform X1, whose translation is MASGASSLDSVDSSDGTSNMERDSGGYGSVGSPVGGSECRSDYDGSQCDQTLELQLLRHQHSDTVRRCDFAPCRCEHTINELEYYRGQHMVAMNQLEATSQETSALRGKYSDLINDKQRLEREVQSLQKEINEFRNQNQEVLVTDTNDAETMTHLYKSAIKKYEVVKEEYDSLRKRYDDLIAGHSSAVNKLELAEEEVTRLKKQYDDIVQERNSAFRERNGLKQQCTAALREWDIALRERNEYREALSKVQQQHEEAVKEINQAMMLRMKASKDMKRLTEERNAALQEYSLIMGERDTVHKEMEKLGDDLQQAYSRITHLENQNKQINDEKKTLSYQTETLRREISSALNDRDEALKECNKLRLKFGDYTECTSRDYKNHIELHSYNHECGDVTNKEAERETNTRDYEKRKKERMDDLDQANLELDKLRKIVDTLQFQLDEAIPDAEVSKRRRDWAFSERDKVVLERESIRSLCDTLRQERDRAVSELAGALRDSDDIKKQKNEALKELKNLREMIKCNNDFNSLRQYQYGYNENDVTEWDLLTIHIDLTRLYQESNDFGFLLVGGRDDPHYPNDTGIYVAQINPGSSLDGKLRINDCILRVNNIDCTSVTTRMILETLRSSNVGTASLTIRRRRCTSKFLRTTQLSIGNISHGITLELGIYISKLSPGSLSAKNGNLAVGDRVLNINGKPMDNVGSLHEAVSILNDNTIDVLTITTLKGIPPLPLLSNNDTTTTTTMTTTTTTTSSSLSSSPIQFNSDNNKQKMVNNYSQTEQERMMLKATSDDYERRYIASNIGDRSIYKVSKSVSSEKSSGISHAWDNIREKIDIVRGRRNSKDREDKKKRNHRNTSPNTFEQEQDAIAELDSVIDSYHKKTNNNNNNNGVLKRSKRRGTATTLSSLSSTTSSSLAAGGATTTTATSGISGGLTTLSITNDNNKIEKNGGTWPKTRGGGPIIQNGTGTIIYPRRTKERPLLSVLPNNPPKYDSFGYNKISNPVPLSSFTNVSNRHTVYKAMETPLQNFSKLFGQKSFIPQIQFKDIAMEKKSVNDFDTSATSATSTTDGRSVGSHTPSETSIDYSIIKSGNIGEYGHTKRRVQKQQQQQYSSGSNELTAQDSLQHNRTHSQLYPSVASSSLSSTTTTTAINQPRQQLAGNFSFPPFTHTHPHPHQHQQITLSSSRYPSPSSLPSAQSGESIGLPDTRSYCFEPTYNPLTQLCGHNHTPSMDLYYNKSRIPHHPVGVAYDVPTSYIHGYEGGTFPRKKENQRFRIPSNPSVTSKNSVGKLSTGSIERTSDRGSPMPTFHVEVLSPGTGSGNGGNNSGGGNVRCGNNKRLSMPDYCYNQPTPAPGELRRVHIDKSVEPLGIQISCLKSGGVFVSTVSEHSLASQVGLQIGDQLLEVCGINMRSATYQLAANVLRQCGNSITMLVQYSPDKYNETEGSGSSSSSEAGGEEAASRSGSPTPCNSPEVPRKSTIENDESTEPERDTTNTLMPPVIREREVRSSASMEVRGTQEREREIRNSASLDINIRKPELRNSATLESMRNSMTIDSLRSGTLTRGQINQAITTLQRQNATVRSPTQEEQQQNRTKIPPTIEPRYLFIETRKCSNLGISLVGGNGVGIFVHSVQSGCLAEDAGLCTGDRILEYNGVDLRQATAEQAALELARPADKVTLVAQYMPDRYNEVKDKPGDSFYVKAMFDRIGEIGDSLQLRFNKDDILYVDNTMFNGTPGHWRAWVVDQSGRRHQCGIIPSKFKIEEELLLRRSLGDLETDNSRRGTTSARRSFFRRKKHHRSSSRDSKDLSQLTSVNMGWYSDSGTLNEDNLPASYQRVERLDYPTLRPILIVGPLNECVATKLLQEFPGEYIKCLPEAMHCSQATLDQGLRDSLYVDYRKKGSYFECTTVQAVKDICAKNSHCILDISIASIERLHRHQIYPIVLLIKFKSTKQIKEVKDSRYPSDKISAKAAKEMYEHALKLETEYRQFISAVIPAEANMIYLCNSIKTEVDQEQSKALWVPRGPT
- the LOC122857586 gene encoding disks large homolog 5-like isoform X2 is translated as MASGASSLDSVDSSERDSGGYGSVGSPVGGSECRSDYDGSQCDQTLELQLLRHQHSDTVRRCDFAPCRCEHTINELEYYRGQHMVAMNQLEATSQETSALRGKYSDLINDKQRLEREVQSLQKEINEFRNQNQEVLVTDTNDAETMTHLYKSAIKKYEVVKEEYDSLRKRYDDLIAGHSSAVNKLELAEEEVTRLKKQYDDIVQERNSAFRERNGLKQQCTAALREWDIALRERNEYREALSKVQQQHEEAVKEINQAMMLRMKASKDMKRLTEERNAALQEYSLIMGERDTVHKEMEKLGDDLQQAYSRITHLENQNKQINDEKKTLSYQTETLRREISSALNDRDEALKECNKLRLKFGDYTECTSRDYKNHIELHSYNHECGDVTNKEAERETNTRDYEKRKKERMDDLDQANLELDKLRKIVDTLQFQLDEAIPDAEVSKRRRDWAFSERDKVVLERESIRSLCDTLRQERDRAVSELAGALRDSDDIKKQKNEALKELKNLREMIKCNNDFNSLRQYQYGYNENDVTEWDLLTIHIDLTRLYQESNDFGFLLVGGRDDPHYPNDTGIYVAQINPGSSLDGKLRINDCILRVNNIDCTSVTTRMILETLRSSNVGTASLTIRRRRCTSKFLRTTQLSIGNISHGITLELGIYISKLSPGSLSAKNGNLAVGDRVLNINGKPMDNVGSLHEAVSILNDNTIDVLTITTLKGIPPLPLLSNNDTTTTTTMTTTTTTTSSSLSSSPIQFNSDNNKQKMVNNYSQTEQERMMLKATSDDYERRYIASNIGDRSIYKVSKSVSSEKSSGISHAWDNIREKIDIVRGRRNSKDREDKKKRNHRNTSPNTFEQEQDAIAELDSVIDSYHKKTNNNNNNNGVLKRSKRRGTATTLSSLSSTTSSSLAAGGATTTTATSGISGGLTTLSITNDNNKIEKNGGTWPKTRGGGPIIQNGTGTIIYPRRTKERPLLSVLPNNPPKYDSFGYNKISNPVPLSSFTNVSNRHTVYKAMETPLQNFSKLFGQKSFIPQIQFKDIAMEKKSVNDFDTSATSATSTTDGRSVGSHTPSETSIDYSIIKSGNIGEYGHTKRRVQKQQQQQYSSGSNELTAQDSLQHNRTHSQLYPSVASSSLSSTTTTTAINQPRQQLAGNFSFPPFTHTHPHPHQHQQITLSSSRYPSPSSLPSAQSGESIGLPDTRSYCFEPTYNPLTQLCGHNHTPSMDLYYNKSRIPHHPVGVAYDVPTSYIHGYEGGTFPRKKENQRFRIPSNPSVTSKNSVGKLSTGSIERTSDRGSPMPTFHVEVLSPGTGSGNGGNNSGGGNVRCGNNKRLSMPDYCYNQPTPAPGELRRVHIDKSVEPLGIQISCLKSGGVFVSTVSEHSLASQVGLQIGDQLLEVCGINMRSATYQLAANVLRQCGNSITMLVQYSPDKYNETEGSGSSSSSEAGGEEAASRSGSPTPCNSPEVPRKSTIENDESTEPERDTTNTLMPPVIREREVRSSASMEVRGTQEREREIRNSASLDINIRKPELRNSATLESMRNSMTIDSLRSGTLTRGQINQAITTLQRQNATVRSPTQEEQQQNRTKIPPTIEPRYLFIETRKCSNLGISLVGGNGVGIFVHSVQSGCLAEDAGLCTGDRILEYNGVDLRQATAEQAALELARPADKVTLVAQYMPDRYNEVKDKPGDSFYVKAMFDRIGEIGDSLQLRFNKDDILYVDNTMFNGTPGHWRAWVVDQSGRRHQCGIIPSKFKIEEELLLRRSLGDLETDNSRRGTTSARRSFFRRKKHHRSSSRDSKDLSQLTSVNMGWYSDSGTLNEDNLPASYQRVERLDYPTLRPILIVGPLNECVATKLLQEFPGEYIKCLPEAMHCSQATLDQGLRDSLYVDYRKKGSYFECTTVQAVKDICAKNSHCILDISIASIERLHRHQIYPIVLLIKFKSTKQIKEVKDSRYPSDKISAKAAKEMYEHALKLETEYRQFISAVIPAEANMIYLCNSIKTEVDQEQSKALWVPRGPT
- the LOC122857586 gene encoding disks large homolog 5-like isoform X9, whose protein sequence is MASGASSLDSVDSSDGTSNMERDSGGYGSVGSPVGGSECRSDYDGSQCDQTLELQLLRHQHSDTVRRCDFAPCRCEHTINELEYYRGQHMVAMNQLEATSQETSALRGKYSDLINDKQRLEREVQSLQKEINEFRNQNQEVLVTDTNDAETMTHLYKSAIKKYEVVKEEYDSLRKRYDDLIAGHSSAVNKLELAEEEVTRLKKQYDDIVQERNSAFRERNGLKQQCTAALREWDIALRERNEYREALSKVQQQHEEAVKEINQAMMLRMKASKDMKRLTEERNAALQEYSLIMGERDTVHKEMEKLGDDLQQAYSRITHLENQNKQINDEKKTLSYQTETLRREISSALNDRDEALKECNKLRLKFGDYTECTSRDYKNHIELHSYNHECGDVTNKEAERETNTRDYEKRKKERMDDLDQANLELDKLRKIVDTLQFQLDEAIPDAEVSKRRRDWAFSERDKVVLERESIRSLCDTLRQERDRAVSELAGALRDSDDIKKQKNEALKELKNLREMIKCNNDFNSLRQYQYGYNENDVTEWDLLTIHIDLTRLYQESNDFGFLLVGGRDDPHYPNDTGIYVAQINPGSSLDGKLRINDCILRVNNIDCTSVTTRMILETLRSSNVGTASLTIRRRRCTSKFLRTTQLSIGNISHGITLELGIYISKLSPGSLSAKNGNLAVGDRVLNINGKPMDNVGSLHEAVSILNDNTIDVLTITTLKGIPPLPLLSNNDTTTTTTMTTTTTTTSSSLSSSPIQFNSDNNKQKMVNNYSQTEQERMMLKATSDDYERRYIASNIGDRSIYKVSKSVSSEKSSGISHAWDNIREKIDIVRGRRNSKDREDKKKRNHRNTSPNTFEQEQDAIAELDSVIDSYHKKTNNNNNNNGVLKRSKRRGTATTLSSLSSTTSSSLAAGGATTTTATSGISGGLTTLSITNDNNKIEKNGGTWPKTRGGGPIIQNGTGTIIYPRRTKERPLLSVLPNNPPKYDSFGYNKISNPVPLSSFTNDIAMEKKSVNDFDTSATSATSTTDGRSVGSHTPSETSIDYSIIKSGNIGEYGHTKRRVQKQQQQQYSSGSNELTAQDSLQHNRTHSQLYPSVASSSLSSTTTTTAINQPRQQLAEYNETEGSGSSSSSEAGGEEAASRSGSPTPCNSPEVPRKSTIENDESTEPERDTTNTLMPPVIREREVRSSASMEVRGTQEREREIRNSASLDINIRKPELRNSATLESMRNSMTIDSLRSGTLTRGQINQAITTLQRQNATVRSPTQEEQQQNRTKIPPTIEPRYLFIETRKCSNLGISLVGGNGVGIFVHSVQSGCLAEDAGLCTGDRILEYNGVDLRQATAEQAALELARPADKVTLVAQYMPDRYNEVKDKPGDSFYVKAMFDRIGEIGDSLQLRFNKDDILYVDNTMFNGTPGHWRAWVVDQSGRRHQCGIIPSKFKIEEELLLRRSLGDLETDNSRRGTTSARRSFFRRKKHHRSSSRDSKDLSQLTSVNMGWYSDSGTLNEDNLPASYQRVERLDYPTLRPILIVGPLNECVATKLLQEFPGEYIKCLPEAMHCSQATLDQGLRDSLYVDYRKKGSYFECTTVQAVKDICAKNSHCILDISIASIERLHRHQIYPIVLLIKFKSTKQIKEVKDSRYPSDKISAKAAKEMYEHALKLETEYRQFISAVIPAEANMIYLCNSIKTEVDQEQSKALWVPRGPT
- the LOC122857586 gene encoding disks large homolog 5-like isoform X7, whose translation is MASGASSLDSVDSSDGTSNMERDSGGYGSVGSPVGGSECRSDYDGSQCDQTLELQLLRHQHSDTVRRCDFAPCRCEHTINELEYYRGQHMVAMNQLEATSQETSALRGKYSDLINDKQRLEREVQSLQKEINEFRNQNQEVLVTDTNDAETMTHLYKSAIKKYEVVKEEYDSLRKRYDDLIAGHSSAVNKLELAEEEVTRLKKQYDDIVQERNSAFRERNGLKQQCTAALREWDIALRERNEYREALSKVQQQHEEAVKEINQAMMLRMKASKDMKRLTEERNAALQEYSLIMGERDTVHKEMEKLGDDLQQAYSRITHLENQNKQINDEKKTLSYQTETLRREISSALNDRDEALKECNKLRLKFGDYTECTSRDYKNHIELHSYNHECGDVTNKEAERETNTRDYEKRKKERMDDLDQANLELDKLRKIVDTLQFQLDEAIPDAEVSKRRRDWAFSERDKVVLERESIRSLCDTLRQERDRAVSELAGALRDSDDIKKQKNEALKELKNLREMIKCNNDFNSLRQYQYGYNENDVTEWDLLTIHIDLTRLYQESNDFGFLLVGGRDDPHYPNDTGIYVAQINPGSSLDGKLRINDCILRVNNIDCTSVTTRMILETLRSSNVGTASLTIRRRRCTSKFLRTTQLSIGNISHGITLELGIYISKLSPGSLSAKNGNLAVGDRVLNINGKPMDNVGSLHEAVSILNDNTIDVLTITTLKGIPPLPLLSNNDTTTTTTMTTTTTTTSSSLSSSPIQFNSDNNKQKMVNNYSQTEQERMMLKATSDDYERRYIASNIGDRSIYKVSKSVSSEKSSGISHAWDNIREKIDIVRGRRNSKDREDKKKRNHRNTSPNTFEQEQDAIAELDSVIDSYHKKTNNNNNNNGVLKRSKRRGTATTLSSLSSTTSSSLAAGGATTTTATSGISGGLTTLSITNDNNKIEKNGGTWPKTRGGGPIIQNGTGTIIYPRRTKERPLLSVLPNNPPKYDSFGYNKISNPVPLSSFTNDIAMEKKSVNDFDTSATSATSTTDGRSVGSHTPSETSIDYSIIKSGNIGEYGHTKRRVQKQQQQQYSSGSNELTAQDSLQHNRTHSQLYPSVASSSLSSTTTTTAINQPRQQLAAPGELRRVHIDKSVEPLGIQISCLKSGGVFVSTVSEHSLASQVGLQIGDQLLEVCGINMRSATYQLAANVLRQCGNSITMLVQYSPDKYNETEGSGSSSSSEAGGEEAASRSGSPTPCNSPEVPRKSTIENDESTEPERDTTNTLMPPVIREREVRSSASMEVRGTQEREREIRNSASLDINIRKPELRNSATLESMRNSMTIDSLRSGTLTRGQINQAITTLQRQNATVRSPTQEEQQQNRTKIPPTIEPRYLFIETRKCSNLGISLVGGNGVGIFVHSVQSGCLAEDAGLCTGDRILEYNGVDLRQATAEQAALELARPADKVTLVAQYMPDRYNEVKDKPGDSFYVKAMFDRIGEIGDSLQLRFNKDDILYVDNTMFNGTPGHWRAWVVDQSGRRHQCGIIPSKFKIEEELLLRRSLGDLETDNSRRGTTSARRSFFRRKKHHRSSSRDSKDLSQLTSVNMGWYSDSGTLNEDNLPASYQRVERLDYPTLRPILIVGPLNECVATKLLQEFPGEYIKCLPEAMHCSQATLDQGLRDSLYVDYRKKGSYFECTTVQAVKDICAKNSHCILDISIASIERLHRHQIYPIVLLIKFKSTKQIKEVKDSRYPSDKISAKAAKEMYEHALKLETEYRQFISAVIPAEANMIYLCNSIKTEVDQEQSKALWVPRGPT